A portion of the Heptranchias perlo isolate sHepPer1 unplaced genomic scaffold, sHepPer1.hap1 HAP1_SCAFFOLD_64, whole genome shotgun sequence genome contains these proteins:
- the LOC137318050 gene encoding histone H2A.J — MSGRGKTGGKARAKAKSRSSRAGLQFPVGRVHRLLRKGNYAERVGAGAPVYLAAVLEYLTAEILELAGNAARDNKKTRIIPRHLQLAIRNDEELNKLLGRVTIAQGGVLPNIQAVLLPKKTSSVSTKSK; from the coding sequence atgtctggaagaggaaaaaccggcgggaaagctcgggccaaggccaagtctcgctcatcccgggccggactgcagttccctgtgggccgtgttcacaggctcctgcgaaaggggaactacgctgaacgtgtgggtgccggagccccggtctatctggctgctgtgctcgagtatctgacggctgaaatcctcgagctggccggcaacgcggcccgggacaacaagaagacccgcatcatccccagacacctgcagctggcaatccgcaacgacgaggagctcaacaagctgctgggacgggtgaccatcgctcagggcggggtgctgcctaatatccaggccgtgctgctgccgaagaaaaccagcagtgtgagcaccaagagcaagtaa
- the LOC137318051 gene encoding histone H1-like, which produces RKGISLAAIKKVLAAKGLDVEKHRSQIKLSIKRNVEKGSLVQIKGTGASGSFRVAKKEIQAKVGKKVKKQVTKKSPGKKPATKKTALKKLMAKKPAVKKSTTKKAAKSPIKKKAAAKKPKTPKPVKAKAKKVEKPRAKPKPKSAKPKKAAGKKK; this is translated from the coding sequence cgcaaggggatatccctggccgcgataaagaaggttctggctgccaaaggcctggatgtggagaagcaccggtcccagatcaaattaagtatcaagagaaatgtggaaaaaggctccctggtgcagatcaagggcacgggcgcctcgggctccttcagagtcgctaagaaggaaatccaggcaaaagtgggaaagaaggtgaagaaacaagtgaccaagaaatctcccggaaagaaaccagcgaCCAAAAAAACAGCCCTCAAGAAATTAatggccaagaaaccagcggtcaagaaatcgaccacgaaaaaggcggcgaaatcaccaattaagaagaaagcggcggctaagaagcccaagacccccaagccagtgaaggcgaaggcgaagaaggtggaaaaaccgagggccaagcccaagccgaagtcagcaaagcctaagaaagcagcgggcaaaaagaagtaa
- the LOC137317922 gene encoding histone H2A.J-like → MSGRGKTGGKARAKAKSRSSRAGLQFPVGRVHRLLRKGNYAERVGAGAPVYLAAVLEYLTAEILELAGNAARDNKKTRIIPRHLQLAIRNDEELNKLLGRVTIAQGGVLPNIQAVLLPKKTSTVSTKSK, encoded by the coding sequence atgtctggaagaggaaaaaccggcgggaaagctcgggccaaggccaagtctcgctcatcccgggccggactgcagttccctgtgggccgtgttcacaggctcctgcgaaaggggaactacgctgaacgtgtgggtgccggagctccggtctatctggctgctgtgctcgagtatctgacggctgaaatcctcgagctggccggcaacgcggcccgggacaacaagaagacccggatcatccccagacacctgcagctggccatccgcaacgacgaggagctcaacaagcttctgggacgggtgaccatcgctcagggcggggtgctgcctaatatccaggccgtgctgctgccgaagaaaaccagcactgtgagcaccaagagcaaataa